Part of the Candidatus Edwardsbacteria bacterium genome, GATGGTGGCGGCGGCCGGGGTGCCGGTGCCGATGGTCTCGGGCCGGGGTCTGGGCCACACCGGCGGGACGCTGGACAAGCTGGAGTCCATTCCCGGTTTCCGCACCAACCTTTCTTACGATGAGTTCCGCCATACTTTGGCCCGGATCGGGCTGGCCATGATGGGGCAGACCCCGGACCTGGCCCCGGCCGACAAGAAACTCTACGCCCTGCGGGACGTCACCGCCACGGTGGACTGCATTCCGCTGATAGCCGCGTCCATCATGTCCAAGAAGCTGGCCGAGGGGGCCGACGGGCTGGTGCTGGACGTCAAGACCGGCAGCGGGGCCTTCATGCAGCAGCACCGAGATGCTTTGGAGCTCACCAGAACCATGACGGCCATCGGGCAGGGAATGGGCCGCAAGATGAAGGCCCTGATCACCGATATGAACCAGCCGCTGGGCCGGGCGGTGGGCAATGCCCTGGAGATCGGGGAATGCGTGGACTGTCTTAAAAGCCAGGGCCCAGAAGACCTGATGGAATTGACCTATGCCCTGGGGGCCGAGATGCTGGTGATGGGCGAACGGGCCGACGACGTGGAGTCCGGCAAAATGATCCTTGAACGGATAGTCTCTTCCGGCCAGGGGCTGGAGAAATTCAAAGAGATGGTGGCGGCCCACGGCGGGGAGGTCAAAGTGGCCGATGATTACAAGAAAGTGCTGCCTCAGGCCAAGCATGTCATCGAAGCCAAGGCGGACAAAGCTGGATATATTCACACCATGGACAGCCGGGAGGTGGGACTGGCCGGGGTCTTTTTGGGCTGCGGCCGGCTGAAGATGGATGATGTGATAGATCCCTCGGCCGGGTTCATCTTCGAACGCAGGATCGGCGACCAGGTCAAAGCCGGGGAGGCCATGGTCAAAATTTACTGCAACGATGAGCAGAAGGGGCAAGAAGCGGTTAGAAGATTAGTGAATTGTATTCAGATTTCTGAAGCCAAGCCGGAAGAAGTGAGATTGATAAAAGAGATAATATAAACAGGGTGTTCTAATGCAGGATTTAAAGAATAAGATAGTTTTGATCACCGGGGCCTCCAGCGGGATCGGGCAGGCCTCCGCGGTGGAGTTAGCCAAGCATGGCGCCAAACTGATCCTGGCCGCCCGGCGCAAGGAACGGCTGGAGGAGCTGAAGTTCCAGCTGGAAAAGGAATACCAGGTCAAGGTTTATCTGATAATCCTTGATGTGCGAAACCAGAAGGATGTGCAAAAGGCTGTGGACGGACTGCCGGCGGAATGGGCCAACATCGACATTCTGCTGAACAACGCCGGGCTGTCCCGGGGGCTGGAGAAGATCCAGGAAGGGGTCATCCAGAACTGGGAAGAGATGATAGACACCAACATCAAGGGCCTGCTCTATGTCACCCGGGCGGTGATGCCGGGCATGGTAAAGCGGAACTCCGGGCATATCGTCAACATCGGCTCCATCGCCGGGCACGAGGTCTACCCCGGAGGGAACGTCTACAACGCCACCAAGTTCGCGGTGAAGGCTCTGAACAAGGCCATGCGGCTGGATGTCTTCGGCACCAATATCCGGGTAACCAGCATCGATCCCGGCATGGCAGAGACGGAATTCTCCCTGGTGCGTTTTCATGGGGACTCCGAGCGGGCCGCAAAAGTGTACCAGGGGGTGAGACCGCTGACGGCTCGGGATATCGCCCAGGCGGTGGTCTGGTCCTGCTCCCGGCCGCCGCATGTCAACATAGAGCAGATGATAATCACTGCCACCGACCAAGCTGCCGCGGCCATGGTGAACCGGAAACAGTAAAATTTGACAGTGGAACTGATTTTTGTTATAATCACATAAATTAAATCTCCGATCCCGTTTTCCTAACGCAGAGATGCCACGGATCCCGGGACGGTTCCGTCCGAAAAGGGCGGACAAGGGTAGGGCCGGAAACGGCTTTGCCTCCCGTATTTTGGAAAGGAGAGGTGGTCAAGAATGCAAGCGATCCGTCAATTATAACGGGCCGCATTGTGGTCCTTTTGCGCCTATCCTTCCAAAATTTTCAAGGATGGGTTTTTTTATTATCAAATCACAATAACAGCAAGAGGTACCAATGAACAACGCGGTATTCAACACGGCCCTGCCCGGCAATGAACCAATTTACGGTTACCTGAAAGGCTCGCCCGAAAGGGCCACCCTGGAAAAGGAACTGGAACGGCAGTCCTCCATAATCGTGGACATTCCGGCCATCATCAACGGGCGAGAGGTCCGCACCGGAAAGACCAAAGACGTGGTGATGCCCTGCGACCACGGCCATGTACTGGCCAAATACCATCAGGTGGGGCCGGAGGAGGTCAAGCTGGCCATCCAGGCGGCCTGTCAGGCCAAGGAAAACTGGATGACCATGTCCTGGGTGGAGCGCACCGCCATCACCTTGAAGGCCGCCAAACTGATCGCCGACAAATACCGCAATCTGATCAACGCCTCCACCATGCTGGGGCAGGGCAAGAACGTATTTCAGGCGGAGATAGACTCGGTGGGCGAGACCATTGATTTTCTTCGGTTCAACGCCTATTTCATCTCCAAGATCTACGGGGAACAGCCGCTTTCCACTCCGGAGCAGATGAACCGGGTGGAATTCCGGCCGCTGGAGGGGTTCGTCTTCACCATCACGCCGTTCAATTTTACCGCCATCGGCTCCAACCTGAACATGGCCCCGGTGCTGATGGGCAACACCACCATCTGGAAGCCGGCCACCACCTCGCTGCTCTCGAACTATTACCTGATGCAGGTCTTTAAGGAGGCCGGCCTGCCCGACGGGGTGATCAACTTCCTGCCCGGCTCGGGCGCGGTCATCAGCGGAGTGGCCCTGAAATCCAAGGAACTGGCCGGGATCCACTTCACGGGGTCCAACACCACCTTCAACAGCCTGTGGAAAGGCGTCTCGGACAACCTGGGAACCTACAAATCATACCCCAAATTAGTGGGGGAGACCGGCGGCAAGGATTTTATCTTCGTCCACAATTCCTCCGATCCCACCCAGGTGGCCGCGGCTTTTGTCCGGGGAGCTTTTGAATACCAGGGGCAGAAATGCTCGGCCTGCTCCCGGGGCTATGTTCCAAAATCATTGTGGCCCGAGGTCAAAGACAGGATGCAGGGCATGCTGAAGCGCATCAAGCTGGGCGATGTCAGGGATTTCAACTGTTTTGTCAATGCGGTGATAGACGAAAGATCGTTTGACTCCATCATGGGCTATGTGGCCAAGGCCAAATCTAGTTCCAATGCCAAAATCATCGCCGGCGGGGAAGGCGACAAGAGCAAGGGATATTTTATCCAGCCCACCGTGATAGAAACTTCCGATCCGCATTTTGTGACCATGGAGGAGGAGATCTTCGGGCCGGTGCTGACCATCTATGTCTACGAAGATGACCAGTTCGAGGAGACCCTGAAGATCTGCGACAGCACCTCGCCCTACGCCCTGACCGGGGCCATCTTCGCCCGGGAGCGCTCGGCCATCGTCACGGCCTGCCAGGCACTGCGCTATGCCGCCGGGAACTTCTACTACAACGACAAGTGTTCCGGGGCCATGGTGGGATTGCAGCCGTTCGGCGGCGCCCGGGCCTCCGGCACCAACGACAAGGCCGGCGGGGTCTACAATCTTTTGCGCTGGATCTCGCCCCGGACCATCAAGGAGAACTACCTGCCCCCGGTAGATTTTCCCTACCCATACATGGAAAAATGAAAAACTAAATGCTCAACCGGTGCCAACCCCGGTTGTCGCGTTAAAACGATCAGTGAGCATCGCAGTTGATGGCGGTTAAAAGCTTGTCTGCGCCTGTTTGAGGGCTTGGCAAAAGCCCGAGTTCAGACAAGCCCGCCAGCAACGAGAAGCGCAACGCCCGGAGAGTTTTAAGCGACGTGCTTTTTCTTTTGGTTCTTTTCTGTTTGGCGGTACAAAAAGAAAATAACAATAACGTATAAAATTGCATTCATACTCAATCCAGGCTATTCTTGCTGCTTTATCAGAGCAAGATAGATTATCATTAAATAACTATTAACCCATCATAAACACTTTTAGGAGAAACAATGAAGAGGTTCACCACCCTGGCGCTTTCCCTGCTTCTGGTGCTTTCCCTGCTGGCCCCGGCGGCCCTGGCCAAGGACAAGCCCAAGCTGGTCCTGGCCACCACCACCAGCACCATGGATTCGGGACTGCTGGATTTCCTGGTTACCGTCTTCGAAAAGGAGAACCGATGCAAGGTGCAGATCATTGCGGTGGGCACCGGCGCCGCCATCCGCTACGGCAAGGACGGCAACGCCGACATCGTGATGGTCCACGACCCGGCGGCCGAAGAAGTGGTGGTCAAGGAAGGGTTTTTTGTGGAGCGGAAATACCTGATGTACAATGATTTTGTCATCGTGGGACCGGTCGAGGATCCGGCCGGCATCAAGGGTCTGGCCTCGGCCACCGAAGCGCTGAAGAAGATAGAGGCTTCGCAGTCTGTTTTCGTCTCCCGGGCCGACCAGTCCGGCACCCACAAAAAAGAGGAGAGGGTTTGGGCAGCAGCCGGCATTGTCCCAAAGGGCTCCTGGTATCTGCAAGCCGGGGCCGGGATGGAGGCCATCCTGCGCATCGCCAACGAAAAGCGGGCCTACAGCCTGACCGACCGCGGCACCTATTTGGCCCACCAGAAGGAATATGAACTGCCGATCCTGAACGAGGGGGACAAGGAACTATTCAACCCCTATCACATCATGCTGGTGGCCCCGGCCAAGTACCCGTTCGTCAATTATTCCCTGGCCAAAAAGTTCTCGGACTTCCTGACCTCGGAGCGCGGCCAGAAGCTGATCGCCGAGTATGGCGTGGACAAGTACGGCCAGCCCCTGTTCTACCCGGCGGTGGAGAAGAAATAGATGAAAAAGATCGCATTAATTGGCATAATCATCCTTTCATTAAGCTCTTTGGTGCTGGCCGGGCAGACCCTGATCGTGGCCTCCACCATGAGCCCCTACGATACCGGGCTTTACACCGACCTGCTGCCCAAGTTTGAACAGCAGAATGACTGCAAGATCATGTTGTATTCCCTGCCCACCGGCAAGGCCCTGGGCCTGCTGCAGTCCGGGGCGGCCGATGTGGCCATCGTCCACGACCGCAAGGCCGAGGACGCGGTGCTGCTGGCCGGTTTCGGCACAGAGGCCTGGGACCTGATGTACAACGATTTTGTGCTGGCGGGGCCGCTGGACAACCCGGCCGGGATCGACAGCTCGATGCCCGACGTCAAAGCGGCTTTGTCCAAGGTACGGGATTCCAAAACCAGGTTCTATTCCCGGTCCGACATGTCCGGCACCCACCAGAAGGAGATGGCCCTGTGGCAGTCCGCCGGGATAGACCCGATTGACAGCGAGTGGTATTCCGAGACCGGGCTGGGCACGGTCAAGGTCTTAACCAAGGCCAACAAGGACGGGGCCTACACCTTGGCCGACCGGGCCACCTGGCTGACCTACAGCAAGGATTACCCGAACCTTAAGATCGTCTGCCAGCGCGACCAGCTTATGCTTAATTACATCCGGATCATCACCGGGTCTCCGGCCAAATATCCCCACATCAACTACGACCTGGCGGTAAAGTTCGTGAAATTCATGCTCTCGCCCGAAGTGCAGGAGATGATCCGGGTCTCGGGCGTGGATAAATTCGGAGAGCCCCTGTACATTCCCGATGCCAAAAACAAATAACCAAAAATGATTATCCAACTTACTAAGGAACCTTTATCCACAGATTAACGCAGATGGTAACGATTTTATTTATATATATAAATATTTACTTGAATATGAAAAATCTGTGAAAATCTGTGAAATCTGCGGATAGAAAACCTTTTGGTGTGTGTTCCTAAGCTAATTGGATAGACATTCAACCAAATATCTAAAGGAGAGAGATAATGAAAAGAATATTTTTATTGGCCATGGTCTTTGCCTTAGCCGGATCAGCCTTTGCCTTTGATGTTAAGACCGACGCCAAGCAGGCATACCCCACCTTCAAGGTTTCGGGCTGGCTTAAGATCACCTACATGGACACCTTGTACCACGACACCCTGGTCGCCTACCCCTCGGGCTTCGAGGCCAAGGATGCGGCCATCACCGTCAGCGGAGACGCCTGGCAGGACCTCTCATACAGGATCTGTCTGCAGTCAAACAAGGCCACCAAGGTTTCCACCAGCACCGTCTATGCCGCCTGGTTGTTGGATGCCTACGCCGAATGGAAGCCCTCCAAGCTTTATTCCTTCCGGGTGGGGCAGTACAAGAGGCCTTTCGGGTTCGAACAGCTGACCGCGGCCACCGGCATGGATTTCATCGG contains:
- a CDS encoding thymidine phosphorylase, whose protein sequence is MTPYEIIYKKRNGGELTPDEIKWFIASYTSGAIPDYQTSALLMAIFLKGMTAQETTELAMSMMNSGRVFDLSDIPGIKIDKHSTGGVGDKVSIILTPMVAAAGVPVPMVSGRGLGHTGGTLDKLESIPGFRTNLSYDEFRHTLARIGLAMMGQTPDLAPADKKLYALRDVTATVDCIPLIAASIMSKKLAEGADGLVLDVKTGSGAFMQQHRDALELTRTMTAIGQGMGRKMKALITDMNQPLGRAVGNALEIGECVDCLKSQGPEDLMELTYALGAEMLVMGERADDVESGKMILERIVSSGQGLEKFKEMVAAHGGEVKVADDYKKVLPQAKHVIEAKADKAGYIHTMDSREVGLAGVFLGCGRLKMDDVIDPSAGFIFERRIGDQVKAGEAMVKIYCNDEQKGQEAVRRLVNCIQISEAKPEEVRLIKEII
- a CDS encoding substrate-binding domain-containing protein, giving the protein MKKIALIGIIILSLSSLVLAGQTLIVASTMSPYDTGLYTDLLPKFEQQNDCKIMLYSLPTGKALGLLQSGAADVAIVHDRKAEDAVLLAGFGTEAWDLMYNDFVLAGPLDNPAGIDSSMPDVKAALSKVRDSKTRFYSRSDMSGTHQKEMALWQSAGIDPIDSEWYSETGLGTVKVLTKANKDGAYTLADRATWLTYSKDYPNLKIVCQRDQLMLNYIRIITGSPAKYPHINYDLAVKFVKFMLSPEVQEMIRVSGVDKFGEPLYIPDAKNK
- a CDS encoding substrate-binding domain-containing protein: MKRFTTLALSLLLVLSLLAPAALAKDKPKLVLATTTSTMDSGLLDFLVTVFEKENRCKVQIIAVGTGAAIRYGKDGNADIVMVHDPAAEEVVVKEGFFVERKYLMYNDFVIVGPVEDPAGIKGLASATEALKKIEASQSVFVSRADQSGTHKKEERVWAAAGIVPKGSWYLQAGAGMEAILRIANEKRAYSLTDRGTYLAHQKEYELPILNEGDKELFNPYHIMLVAPAKYPFVNYSLAKKFSDFLTSERGQKLIAEYGVDKYGQPLFYPAVEKK
- a CDS encoding SDR family oxidoreductase, whose product is MQDLKNKIVLITGASSGIGQASAVELAKHGAKLILAARRKERLEELKFQLEKEYQVKVYLIILDVRNQKDVQKAVDGLPAEWANIDILLNNAGLSRGLEKIQEGVIQNWEEMIDTNIKGLLYVTRAVMPGMVKRNSGHIVNIGSIAGHEVYPGGNVYNATKFAVKALNKAMRLDVFGTNIRVTSIDPGMAETEFSLVRFHGDSERAAKVYQGVRPLTARDIAQAVVWSCSRPPHVNIEQMIITATDQAAAAMVNRKQ
- the pruA gene encoding L-glutamate gamma-semialdehyde dehydrogenase; the encoded protein is MNNAVFNTALPGNEPIYGYLKGSPERATLEKELERQSSIIVDIPAIINGREVRTGKTKDVVMPCDHGHVLAKYHQVGPEEVKLAIQAACQAKENWMTMSWVERTAITLKAAKLIADKYRNLINASTMLGQGKNVFQAEIDSVGETIDFLRFNAYFISKIYGEQPLSTPEQMNRVEFRPLEGFVFTITPFNFTAIGSNLNMAPVLMGNTTIWKPATTSLLSNYYLMQVFKEAGLPDGVINFLPGSGAVISGVALKSKELAGIHFTGSNTTFNSLWKGVSDNLGTYKSYPKLVGETGGKDFIFVHNSSDPTQVAAAFVRGAFEYQGQKCSACSRGYVPKSLWPEVKDRMQGMLKRIKLGDVRDFNCFVNAVIDERSFDSIMGYVAKAKSSSNAKIIAGGEGDKSKGYFIQPTVIETSDPHFVTMEEEIFGPVLTIYVYEDDQFEETLKICDSTSPYALTGAIFARERSAIVTACQALRYAAGNFYYNDKCSGAMVGLQPFGGARASGTNDKAGGVYNLLRWISPRTIKENYLPPVDFPYPYMEK